From one Lasioglossum baleicum chromosome 11, iyLasBale1, whole genome shotgun sequence genomic stretch:
- the LOC143213724 gene encoding uncharacterized protein LOC143213724: MPSTPLKIDILEEGVRPRDWQPRRSEYKVPLRLLRLCLLGMILPAVLVAGPMYLRYRVYSEQLYPLTISDQRLIDARVSTTWCQSQLIKVNATFNAYLMSDEPQVEGKVQPVSMTRHLILEDDMKEYWGFYLLRGSSVTVSTCVRWPGASLTIIRGHKHLHECAFIGDDSSEELEELLEVAKETGLLSVNGTDEDKSPSNEPSKMKRVEQGIQFHHKDQALLLNSSTHLTNSMAHHYSSHELDAKAMRAILTELMAKTLDTKNKQKENPHHHYEGTFVEVANIVKPPVQHPSEVDKKVEQKAIAKDEKHDGGQKQEKTQTSEKKGEPTSAEVVKDVLDKINSMGYRGKKILRKLMDEMEKNGGETEVLRKVVDETIKNQKLSEAEKRRRRRDLILSSSLRKELTEEDEDSDAAVEEDMLHPDGIAEDRGTVNETMLNDRSNSEFWSSFSSSEERLLDCKGLILNLPLTPHRHCTPKYEKKHSEASFANTVTYRVPMNGYYFFVFNSENEIQPNYLRVNFDLLKTVYNISNPVHECKNSTKECSLPLKLFSNERTVLELPWSGNDSQWNHEYVVVSTCEPRTAIYLICIMLVPLLILVFAFH, from the exons ATGCCATCGACACCATTAAAAATAGATATACTCG AGGAGGGTGTTCGTCCAAGAGATTGGCAGCCTCGTAGATCTGAGTACAAGGTACCGCTGAGGCTATTGCGATTATGTTTGCTTGGAATGATTCTCCCTGCTGTGTTGGTAGCGGGGCCGATGTACTTGCGATACCGCGTTTATTCCGAGCAATTGTACCCTTTAACCATCTCTGATCAGAGGCTTATCGACGCGAGAGTGTCGACCACATGGTGTCAG AGCCAGCTGATCaaagtaaacgcgactttcAACGCTTATCTGATGAGCGATGAGCCACAGGTTGAAGGTAAAGTTCAACCTGTTTCGATGACAAGACACCTGATCTTGGAGGACGACATGAAAGAGTATTGGGGATTTTATCTGCTCAGAGGTAGCAGCGTCACAGTCTCCACTTGCGTGAG ATGGCCTGGGGCATCTCTGACGATCATTCGAGGGCACAAGCACCTTCACGAATGCGCCTTTATCGGCGATGATAGCAGCGAGGAGTTGGAGGAGCTTTTGGAGGTTGCTAAAGAGACTGGGCTGCTTTCTGTCAACGGAACAGACGAG GATAAGAGTCCCAGCAACGAGCCAAGCAAGATGAAGAGAGTAGAACAAGGAATTCAATTCCACCACAAGGACCAAGCCCTTCTCCTAAACAGCTCAACTCACCTAACAAACTCTATGGCGCATCATTACAGCAGCCACGAATTAGACGCGAAAGCCATGAGAGCAATCCTAACAGAGCTGATGGCAAAAACGCTGGACAcgaagaacaaacaaaaagagAATCCTCATCATCATTACGAGGGGACTTTCGTAGAGGTAGCAAACATTGTTAAACCACCTGTACAACATCCTTCCGAAGTGGACAAGAAGGTAGAACAAAAGGCTATAGCAAAAGATGAAAAGCACGATGGCGGCCAGAAACAAGAAAAAACGCAGACGAGCGAGAAGAAAGGAGAACCAACGTCTGCAGAAGTGGTGAAAGATGTGCTGGATAAAATCAATTCGATGGGATATCGAGGAAAGAAGATCCTCAGAAAGTTGATGGACGAGATGGAGAAAAATGGTGGGGAGACTGAGGTCCTGAGGAAAGTGGTCGATGAGACGATAAAGAACCAGAAGCTTTCCGAAGCTGAGAAACGAAGAAGACGAAGGGATTTAATCTTGTCCTCGTCTCTTCGTAAAGAGCTGACTGAAGAAGACGAAGACTCCGACGCTGCCGTCGAAGAG GATATGTTGCACCCAGATGGCATAGCAGAGGACAGAGGCACCGTGAACGAGACAATGCTGAACGATAGAAGCAATTCTGAATTTTGGAGTTCGTTCAGCAGTTCTGAGGAACGATTACTGGATTGTAAAGGGTTGATTCTAAATCTACCCCTAACCCCTCATCGTCATTGTACACCAAAATATGAGAAGAAACATTCGGAAGCCTCGTTTGCAAACACGGTCACCTACAG GGTCCCAATGAACGGATACTACTTCTTCGTCTTCAACTCCGAGAACGAGATCCAACCGAACTACCTTCGAGTGAACTTCGACCTTCTGAAAACCGTGTACAACATCTCAAACCCGGTCCACGAGTGCAAGAACAGTACAAAAGAGTGTTCTCTGCCATTAAAGCTCTTCAGCAACGAGAGAACAGTCCTGGAACTACCATGGAGTGGCAACGATTCCCAATGGAACCATGAATACGTGGTAGTTTCTACCTGCGAGCCGCGAACCGCGATCTACCTGATCTGCATCATGCTGGTTCCCTTACTAATCCTCGTGTTTGCTTTCCATTGA
- the LOC143213726 gene encoding spliceosome-associated protein CWC27 homolog, with product MSNIYIQEPPTTGKVVMRTTVGDIDLELWTKEAPKACKNFIQLCMESYYDNTIFHRIVKGFIAQGGDPTGTGEGGESIYGQPFKDEFHTRLRFCRRGLLAMANAGKDDNGSQFFFTLASAPELQNKHTIFGKVTGETVYNMLKLEEALVDENDRPLYPPKVLKTEILNNPFSDIVPRVTTRKSEEVKDSTKHKKAGVKNFNLLSFGEEAEEDEEESVILNKQFTGKGKSAHDHLSDPKLSAQPAVEPAGPPSKKKKEDRSSDWESDEELKTAEELEAIRKEKEAMKERIKSKLKETKKESKKTSSYKLEDNEVDNQDEQEEEYYLGKHAEEERRKKAEEIRKEIRDLKRDVQNEKKAKEADKKLKEEQEEKKGQKTEIMKEYIQTQVKYKEAKSKLPRMGKSREDFTMDLLKKFKSKLQSAKETRSERSPTPPRKDNSKEEDFDPDDESWMVHSLQCEEKVPVLAKDASTKDDDWFEIYDPRNPLNKRRRGEKSHKPTEESSRRDESRRK from the exons ATGAGCAACATTTATATACAAGAACCACCCACAACGGGTAAA GTGGTAATGAGAACAACAGTGGGCGATATTGACTTAGAGTTATGGACGAAGGAGGCTCCGAAGGCTTgcaaaaattttatacaattatgtATGGAAAGCTATTACGACAATACCATATTTCACAGAATTGTTAAGGGCTTTATAGCTCAAGGCGGAGACCCGACTGGCACGGGAGAAGGCGGAGAAAGTATATATGGACAACCGTTTAAA GATGAATTCCATACGAGACTGCGATTCTGCAGGCGAGGTTTGCTGGCTATGGCGAATGCAGGAAAAGACGACAATGGATCTCAATTTTTCTTTACTCTTGCTTCTGCTCCAGAATTACAGAACAAGCATACTATATTCGGTAAAGTTACCGGAGAAACTGTGTACAATATGCTCAAACTCGAAGAAGCACTAGTAGATGAA AACGACAGGCCACTTTATCCTCCAAAAGTATTAAAAACTGAAATACTGAATAATCCTTTTTCTGATATTGTACCTAGGGTGACGACGAGAAAAAGCGAGGAAGTGAAGGATAGTACAAAACATAAGAAAGCAGGAGTGAA AAATTTCAATCTTTTGTCTTTCGGAGAGGAAGCAGAAGAAGATGAGGAAGAGTCTGTGATATTGAATAAACAATTCACTGGCAAAGGGAAATCGGCGCACGATCATTTATCTGATCCGAAATTAAGTGCTCAACCAGCTGTCGAACCGGCTGGACCTCCgagcaagaagaagaaagaagatcgCAGTAGCGATTGGGAAAGCGACGAGGAATTGAAAACTGCCGAAGAATTGGAAGCTataagaaaagagaaaga AGCGAtgaaagaaagaataaaaagtAAGCTAAAGGAAACGAAGAAGGAATCCAAGAAGACAAGCTCTTACAAACTGGAAGATAACGAAGTCGATAATCAAGATGAACAAGAAGAAGAGTATTATCTTGGGAAACATGCAGAAGAAGAACGGAGGAAGAAAGC GGAAGAAATTAGAAAAGAGATTCGCGACTTGAAGCGGGACGTTCAGAACGAGAAGAAGGCGAAGGAGGCGGACAAGAAGTTGAAAGAGGAGCAGGAAGAGAAGAAGGGTCAGAAAACGGAGATCATGAAGGAGTACATTCAGACTCAGGTGAAGTACAAAGAAGCAAAGTCAAAGCTGCCTAGAATGGGTAAAAGTCGCGAAGATTTCACGATGGATCTCTTGAAGAAATTCAAATCGAAGCTTCAAAGTGCGAAAGAGACTAGAAGCGAGAGATCGCCAACACCGCCGCGGAAAGACAATAGCAAGGAAGAGGATTTTGATCCTGATGATGAGTCGTGGATGGTGCACTCGTTGCAATGCGAGGAGAAAGTTCCGGTTCTCGCGAAAGATGCTAGCACGAAGGACGACGATTGGTTCGAAATATACGATCCTCGTAATCCGTTGAACAAAAGGCGGAGGGGTGAGAAATCGCATAAACCGACAGAGGAGAGTAGCAGGCGGGACGAGTCGCGCCGCAAATAA